The nucleotide window GCCAGATCCTCGAGCGCGGCTACGGCGCGGGCCCGGTCCGGTCGATCGCGGGCCTGTCGATGGGCGGCCTCGGCGCGCTGGCGTACGCGGGACGACACCCGGGCATGTTCGCCGCGGCGGCGTCCTACAGCGGCGTGGTGCACACGACCTACCAGGGCGCCCGCGGCCCGAGCCTGATCCAGGGCGTCCTCGTCAAGGACGGCTACGACCCGACGGCGTTGTGGGGCGACCCGAACCTCAACGCGGGGGTGTGGGCGGCGCACAACCCGTACGACCTGGCCCGCGAGCTGACCGGAATCCCGCTGTACCTGGCGTGCGGCAACGGCACGCCCGGCGTCCTCGACCCGCCGGGCACGCCGCCGGACCTGTTCATCGAGCCGTTGTGCGCGGAGATGAACACGGCACTGGCCCGCAGGCTGCGCGAGGCAGGCGCCACGGTGACGACGGACTTCTACGGCCCGGGCACGCACAACTGGCCGTGGTGGCAGCGTTCCCTGCACCTGTCGTTCCCCCTGCTGACCGAACCCCTCCGGCTCGGCGGCTGATTCCCCCTTACCCCCGGCTGAGGGGATTCCCGCGTTCCGGGGGGCGACTGATCGGATGGTCCCCTTCGCCGCACGGATTGCTTGTGCGGCAACGGGTCCAGCACGATCAAGGCCCGCCCCTCGAGCACGGGAGAACGCCATGAAAGCCCTGACCGCGGCGGTTTCGCTCTGCGCCCTGTTCCCGGCAGCCGCAGCCGCGACCCCGCCGCCGGCACGCACCGACGTGTCGGCGGAGGACCGCGAGTACCTGAACCGGGCCCACCAGAACAACTTGTTCGAGATCATCACGAGCCACCTGACCGACCGCGCGAGCTGCGCGGAGGTACGCCGCCTCGCCCCCGAGTTCGCGGCCCACCACACGGCCCTGGACGCAGACCTGGTGAGCGTGGCGACACGCGAGGGGGTGACGTTGTATTCGGTACCCGAGCCGCTGCCCCGGATAGCCGACCTGGCCGCCCGATCCGGCCCGGACTTCGACAAAGCCTGGCTGAACGCCCAACAGGAGGCACACATCTCGGCGATCGCCACGATAGAGCGAGAAGCGCGGCAGGGGTGGTCACCGGAGGTGAAGGACCTGGCGGCCCGTGCGGCGCCGGTGCTGCATCACCACCTGGAGGAGGTGCTTGCGGCGACGGACGCTTGCCGGTGACGCCCCGGATACGACGAAAGCCACGTTCACCTGCGTGAACGTGGCTTGTCCGTCGGGCTGACAGGATTTGAACCTGCGACCCCTTGACCCCCAGTCAAGTGCGCTACCAAACTGCGCCACAGCCCGGACCCGCACTCCCTGAGTGCGTGAGAAGTACTCTAGCGTGCCCGCCAAACGGCCCTGCAAGCAGGGTCCCCCGTCCGCCTGACCTGCGGAAACAGGTCAGAGGGACGGGGAGTCAAGATCACGCCGGGTTCGCTGCGTGCGTCAGGGTCTGCCACGCCACGAACAGGTTGTTCGAGCCCGCCGGGCGCTGGCGTTCCGTCAGTGTCTGCGTGTTCGTCATCGCGATGCCCATGCGGGTGTTCAGCGCGTTGAAGCCCACCTCCGTCACCGGGCCGAGGCCCAGGTTCAGGTGGCCGCCGCACAGCCATGACGGGGCCGCCGTGCCCAGCTGGTACTTCGACTGGAAGCCCAGGGCCTGGCGCAGGCGGGTGCCGATGTCCGTGGCGTACACGTCCTCGCCCTGGATGCGGAGTGTCTCCGCCACGTCCGCTATGGCCGCTATGCCGTAGCCCGTGTGGGTGAAGTCGCGGCAGGTCTCCTGGGTCAGGCCGTCCACGAACGTCGACTGGCCCTGCCAGTAGCTCACGATCTGGTCCCGCGAGGAGAGGCCGCTGCCCGGCACCGTCTTGGGCAGGGCGCCGTCGGAAGACAAGTACACGTACGCCGCGACGCGGTTGCGGTAGCGCGTCAGCGCCTTGTCGTAGCTCGCCTTGTCCTCCAGGAACACCGAGATGCCGACCGCGGCCTCCATCATGGACAGTTCCCAGTTGCCGTTGCTGTTGCTGCCGTTGATGACCTTGCTCAAATACACGTTGCGCAGCATTGTCGCGAACCGGCCCGCATTCGGCCAGCTCGAATACGTGTACTTGATGATCTCCGCCGCGCGCGGCCACGACGAGCCCGCCCAGCCCGTCTGCAGCGGTGCGTTGCTGTTGGTGTGGCTCGTGATCACCGCCGACCACGCGTCCATCAGCGCGATCGCCTTCTGCGCGTACCGCGCGTCGCCCGTGATGTACCAGATCAGGGCGTCCGT belongs to Amycolatopsis tolypomycina and includes:
- a CDS encoding alpha/beta hydrolase, whose amino-acid sequence is MPRPVEDRQTQNRPPSRVSRRKFVLGAAAGLSALAVAAPRTASAADTGARVLAERRLSPTMLDLTVESPALAATAMVRLLHPADWTPGATRTWPVLYLLHGAGDDYTSWTRSTDVATFTRGADMLVVMPTGGRDGFYSDWFNRGAGGPPRWETFHLTELRQILERGYGAGPVRSIAGLSMGGLGALAYAGRHPGMFAAAASYSGVVHTTYQGARGPSLIQGVLVKDGYDPTALWGDPNLNAGVWAAHNPYDLARELTGIPLYLACGNGTPGVLDPPGTPPDLFIEPLCAEMNTALARRLREAGATVTTDFYGPGTHNWPWWQRSLHLSFPLLTEPLRLGG
- a CDS encoding DUF4142 domain-containing protein, translated to MKALTAAVSLCALFPAAAAATPPPARTDVSAEDREYLNRAHQNNLFEIITSHLTDRASCAEVRRLAPEFAAHHTALDADLVSVATREGVTLYSVPEPLPRIADLAARSGPDFDKAWLNAQQEAHISAIATIEREARQGWSPEVKDLAARAAPVLHHHLEEVLAATDACR
- a CDS encoding alginate lyase family protein, whose protein sequence is MSRFRTVLALVPLLLGLFATPAPAAPATFTHPGVLVSRPQLDFVKAKVNAGAQPWKAAYDQALASSYASLSRTPKPRAVVECGSYSNPNYGCTDEREDAIAAYTDALIWYITGDARYAQKAIALMDAWSAVITSHTNSNAPLQTGWAGSSWPRAAEIIKYTYSSWPNAGRFATMLRNVYLSKVINGSNSNGNWELSMMEAAVGISVFLEDKASYDKALTRYRNRVAAYVYLSSDGALPKTVPGSGLSSRDQIVSYWQGQSTFVDGLTQETCRDFTHTGYGIAAIADVAETLRIQGEDVYATDIGTRLRQALGFQSKYQLGTAAPSWLCGGHLNLGLGPVTEVGFNALNTRMGIAMTNTQTLTERQRPAGSNNLFVAWQTLTHAANPA